One genomic segment of Labilibaculum sp. DW002 includes these proteins:
- the asnA gene encoding aspartate--ammonia ligase, with product MKNLIIPKGYQSVIDPDTTEKAIKFIKDQFQLQLSSELKLRRVTAPMIVMKGTGLNDDLNGIERPVAFPIKGLNDSTAEVVHSLAKWKRYMLGELQIPIGKGLYTDMNALRPDEDFTNLHSIYVDQWDWEKSIRKEERKLDLLKRTVKQIYSSLKRTEYLLSEYYPSLQPQLPEEIHFIHAEDLLAQYPELSPKERETTVTKEFEAVFIIGIGGELANGEPHDGRAPDYDDWTTPTKNGYSGLNGDILLWNPVLEKAFEISSMGIRVDESALLKQLEIKGEEKRKELMFHKKLLAGELPYSIGGGIGQSRLCMYLLRKAHIGEVQSSIWPDELRDTCKKSGIIFL from the coding sequence ATGAAGAATTTAATTATCCCTAAGGGTTATCAAAGTGTTATTGATCCAGACACTACAGAAAAAGCAATCAAATTTATAAAAGACCAATTTCAGCTTCAGCTCTCCTCAGAATTAAAACTGAGACGAGTAACTGCACCTATGATTGTAATGAAAGGAACAGGATTAAATGATGATTTAAATGGCATTGAACGACCAGTTGCATTCCCAATTAAAGGCCTAAATGACTCAACTGCAGAAGTTGTTCATTCGCTTGCAAAATGGAAGAGATACATGTTAGGCGAATTACAAATTCCGATAGGTAAAGGCTTGTACACAGATATGAATGCACTTCGTCCTGACGAAGATTTCACCAACCTTCACTCCATTTATGTAGACCAGTGGGACTGGGAAAAATCAATCCGTAAAGAAGAGCGAAAGCTTGATTTACTAAAAAGAACAGTAAAGCAAATATATTCATCTCTAAAAAGAACTGAATATCTCTTAAGTGAATACTACCCAAGTTTGCAGCCACAATTGCCAGAAGAAATTCATTTTATTCATGCCGAAGATCTACTTGCACAATATCCTGAGCTAAGCCCAAAAGAACGAGAAACTACCGTTACCAAAGAATTTGAAGCCGTATTTATCATTGGTATTGGTGGTGAATTAGCCAACGGAGAACCTCATGATGGAAGAGCTCCTGACTATGATGATTGGACAACACCAACCAAAAATGGTTATTCCGGATTAAATGGTGATATACTATTATGGAATCCCGTATTGGAGAAGGCCTTTGAGATTTCATCAATGGGAATTAGAGTTGATGAAAGTGCTCTCTTAAAACAGTTAGAAATAAAAGGTGAAGAAAAACGAAAAGAATTAATGTTTCACAAGAAACTTCTTGCTGGAGAATTACCTTACTCTATTGGAGGTGGCATTGGTCAATCTCGTCTTTGTATGTATTTACTGAGAAAAGCCCATATTGGAGAAGTACAATCGAGCATATGGCCTGATGAATTAAGAGATACTTGCAAAAAATCTGGTATCATATTCCTTTAA
- a CDS encoding SRPBCC family protein — MKKLLYILAALAIIVAILHVIAPKTYHVERKLVVSENIDTVFKSLCSLKEQQIWSPWGAKDPKMIVTYKGIDGQKGSVSHWIGNKEVGEGEQEITTITPNSYIETELRFLKPFESTSTGFFNIKQVEGGTEVAWGFKGNNTFPTTLMMVFMDMDKAMGPDFEKGLSSFKAYIEK, encoded by the coding sequence ATGAAAAAATTACTGTACATTCTAGCTGCGCTTGCTATAATTGTAGCCATACTTCATGTAATCGCGCCTAAAACCTATCATGTAGAAAGAAAACTTGTAGTATCTGAAAATATTGATACCGTTTTTAAAAGTCTTTGTTCCCTTAAGGAGCAGCAAATATGGTCACCATGGGGCGCAAAAGATCCAAAAATGATCGTGACTTATAAAGGAATTGATGGTCAAAAAGGATCGGTAAGCCACTGGATTGGCAACAAAGAAGTTGGTGAAGGCGAACAAGAAATAACTACAATTACTCCTAACTCTTACATTGAAACAGAACTTCGTTTTCTAAAGCCATTCGAATCAACAAGTACAGGCTTTTTTAACATCAAACAAGTTGAAGGTGGTACGGAAGTAGCTTGGGGATTTAAGGGAAACAATACTTTTCCTACAACCTTAATGATGGTATTTATGGATATGGATAAAGCCATGGGGCCTGATTTTGAAAAAGGATTATCTAGCTTTAAAGCTTATATCGAAAAATAA
- a CDS encoding YgaP family membrane protein has translation MKKNMGKVDRILRVIAAIVLAVLYFTDTITGTIGLVVLIFACVMFLTSLMGSCPPYNLLGINTCKMKEQK, from the coding sequence ATGAAAAAAAACATGGGTAAAGTTGATCGGATCCTTAGGGTAATTGCAGCAATTGTTTTGGCTGTTCTTTATTTTACCGATACAATTACCGGAACAATTGGTCTTGTTGTACTTATTTTTGCATGTGTAATGTTTCTAACTAGTCTTATGGGAAGCTGCCCTCCCTATAATCTTTTAGGAATTAACACTTGTAAAATGAAAGAACAGAAATAA
- a CDS encoding DUF3795 domain-containing protein, translated as MRRIQEKERIAYCGINCSTCPAYVATQKGQEKVRIKIAELWSDQDHHYDACEITCKGCHEPWGKKFRHCQECQVRACAREKLYDTCAECADYPCNKLEDLFQRLDKKITRINLDNLNRQNKAG; from the coding sequence ATGAGAAGAATACAGGAGAAAGAAAGAATAGCATACTGCGGGATTAATTGTTCAACATGTCCTGCTTATGTTGCAACTCAAAAAGGGCAAGAAAAGGTTCGTATAAAGATCGCAGAGCTTTGGTCAGACCAAGATCATCATTACGATGCTTGCGAAATTACATGCAAAGGATGTCACGAACCTTGGGGCAAAAAATTTCGCCATTGCCAAGAATGCCAAGTAAGAGCTTGTGCACGTGAGAAACTTTATGACACATGTGCCGAATGTGCTGATTATCCTTGTAATAAATTGGAAGATCTATTTCAGAGATTGGATAAGAAAATTACAAGGATTAATTTAGACAATTTAAATCGACAAAATAAGGCTGGATAA
- a CDS encoding sensor histidine kinase, which produces MIYKKFYIWIIVQVILLAITPVLFLLVQSKDYMVVTTYSLAALWILQMVYLIYYINKTNRDLARFFNAFQYQDASLVFNEHQNEKAFQNLHQSFNGIINAFGKVKIEKEKDFVFFQHTLDLVGIGLLAFDHKGDVKLCNNAFKELFLVKDFANISELESIEKSFPDFLNRIKSGRQKLGKYLVKNRILKLAVKSVDFRLENEQLKVVAFQDIKNAIDKGEMDAMHRLIRVFAHEILNSVSPISMLSGSLIELYEKNGDQPCKEALSEGAISNTLMGLQTIRKRSKGLMAFVDEYKNLTQLPKPHFELISVEKLFLHIETLFAEEFKLENIDFTYHLQDKEQELIADEKLITQVLINLIRNSIEALKGTESKSLSISTGEANPVNFIIVRDNGAGISDELIENVFTPFFTTKENGSGIGLNLSRQILRLHGGTMSVRSKPNRLTEFSLQF; this is translated from the coding sequence ATGATTTATAAAAAATTCTACATTTGGATCATAGTCCAAGTTATTCTTCTGGCTATTACACCCGTTCTGTTTTTGCTTGTGCAATCGAAAGATTATATGGTCGTTACAACCTATAGCTTGGCCGCTTTGTGGATTTTGCAAATGGTATACTTGATCTACTATATCAATAAAACCAACCGAGATTTAGCTCGTTTTTTTAATGCTTTTCAATACCAAGATGCTTCCCTAGTTTTTAATGAGCATCAAAATGAGAAAGCTTTTCAGAATTTACACCAGAGCTTCAATGGAATTATAAATGCTTTTGGCAAAGTGAAAATAGAGAAGGAAAAAGATTTTGTCTTTTTTCAGCATACTTTAGATCTTGTTGGAATTGGTTTGCTTGCATTCGATCACAAAGGGGATGTGAAGCTTTGTAACAATGCTTTTAAAGAGCTTTTTTTGGTAAAAGATTTTGCAAATATTAGTGAGCTGGAATCAATTGAGAAGTCATTTCCAGATTTTTTAAATCGCATTAAATCTGGAAGGCAAAAATTGGGAAAGTACTTGGTGAAAAATCGTATTTTGAAATTAGCAGTTAAGTCTGTCGACTTTAGGTTAGAGAATGAGCAGCTCAAAGTAGTTGCTTTTCAGGATATCAAAAATGCAATTGACAAAGGTGAAATGGACGCCATGCATAGGCTTATTCGTGTTTTTGCACACGAAATTTTAAACTCCGTGAGTCCGATCTCCATGCTTTCTGGCAGTTTAATCGAATTGTACGAGAAGAATGGTGATCAGCCATGTAAGGAAGCATTAAGTGAAGGAGCCATTTCGAATACTTTAATGGGCTTGCAAACAATTCGTAAAAGGAGCAAAGGTTTAATGGCATTTGTAGATGAATACAAGAACTTAACACAACTACCCAAGCCACATTTCGAGTTAATTTCGGTTGAAAAATTGTTTCTCCACATTGAAACCCTATTTGCCGAGGAGTTTAAATTAGAAAATATTGATTTCACATATCACCTGCAAGACAAGGAGCAAGAATTGATTGCTGATGAAAAGCTGATTACTCAAGTCCTAATTAATTTAATTAGAAATTCGATCGAGGCATTGAAGGGTACGGAATCTAAAAGTTTATCCATATCAACGGGAGAAGCTAATCCAGTTAATTTCATTATTGTACGAGATAATGGTGCTGGAATTTCTGACGAGTTGATCGAGAATGTTTTTACACCTTTTTTTACAACAAAGGAAAATGGATCGGGTATTGGCTTAAACTTGTCAAGACAGATTCTTCGATTGCATGGAGGAACCATGTCAGTGAGATCAAAACCGAATAGATTAACTGAGTTTTCACTGCAATTTTGA
- a CDS encoding sigma-54-dependent transcriptional regulator gives MAGKGRLLIIDDNAELLFALQLFLNTHFEKIDTIKNPNLLLSKLEEQEYDVYLLDMNFKAGVNSGNEGLYWMNRILEFDSNACVILITAYGDVELAVKAMKEGAVDFIQKSWDESKILSTLLSAVKLRKSKLEVKGLKEKQKQINHQINKNINFVKGESEAMTQVFRTVDKVAKTDANVLIIGENGTGKELIAREIHLQSTRKDEVFVSVDLGSLSESLFESELFGSKKGAFTDAKEDRIGRFELASGGSLFLDEIGNIPLNLQAKLLTAIQNKQIIPLGGNSPINVDVRIVVATNSNLFQMVADGLFREDLLYRLNTIVIDIPSLKDRSEDIPELVDFFLNKYAKLYKREELTFDKSALKKMGQYSWPGNIRELEHVIEKSVILADTNKVGATDVLIGDDNQISKKIVESLNLNENEKFLIEKAIKHTGGNMSLAAKELGINRSTLYDKLKRYDL, from the coding sequence ATGGCAGGAAAAGGAAGGCTTTTAATAATTGATGACAATGCAGAGCTTTTGTTCGCATTGCAATTATTTCTTAACACTCACTTCGAAAAAATAGACACCATAAAAAATCCAAACTTGTTGCTATCAAAACTGGAAGAACAGGAGTATGATGTTTATTTATTGGATATGAATTTTAAGGCAGGTGTTAATTCAGGCAATGAAGGTTTGTATTGGATGAATCGAATTTTGGAATTTGATTCGAATGCCTGCGTGATTTTAATTACTGCTTATGGAGATGTTGAATTGGCCGTGAAAGCCATGAAAGAAGGAGCGGTTGATTTTATTCAGAAATCTTGGGATGAGAGTAAAATACTATCGACGCTTTTGTCAGCTGTTAAGTTGCGAAAATCGAAACTAGAAGTGAAAGGTCTGAAGGAGAAACAGAAGCAGATCAATCATCAGATCAATAAGAATATCAACTTTGTAAAAGGTGAATCTGAAGCCATGACACAAGTTTTTAGAACGGTGGATAAGGTTGCGAAAACGGATGCGAATGTTCTAATTATTGGGGAGAACGGTACTGGAAAAGAATTAATTGCACGAGAAATACATTTGCAATCTACTCGAAAAGACGAAGTTTTTGTGAGTGTAGATCTTGGATCTTTAAGTGAAAGCTTGTTTGAAAGTGAACTTTTCGGTTCAAAAAAAGGTGCTTTTACCGATGCCAAAGAGGATCGAATAGGAAGGTTTGAATTGGCATCTGGAGGAAGCTTATTTTTAGATGAAATAGGGAATATACCGTTAAATTTGCAGGCGAAATTGCTAACGGCGATTCAAAACAAGCAAATAATACCTTTAGGAGGTAACAGCCCAATCAATGTTGATGTTCGAATTGTGGTCGCTACCAATAGCAATCTCTTTCAAATGGTTGCTGATGGTTTGTTTCGAGAAGATTTGCTGTATCGTTTGAATACCATTGTTATCGATATACCATCGCTTAAGGATAGATCTGAAGATATACCCGAATTGGTTGATTTTTTCTTGAATAAATATGCTAAATTATACAAGAGAGAAGAATTGACTTTCGATAAGTCAGCACTCAAAAAAATGGGTCAATATTCATGGCCTGGAAACATTCGTGAATTGGAACATGTGATTGAAAAATCAGTTATTCTTGCCGATACAAATAAAGTGGGAGCTACGGATGTTTTGATTGGTGATGACAATCAGATTTCGAAAAAAATTGTTGAAAGTTTGAATTTAAATGAGAATGAAAAGTTTCTAATAGAGAAAGCAATTAAGCATACTGGTGGGAATATGAGTCTTGCGGCGAAGGAGTTAGGAATAAACCGGTCTACTTTGTACGATAAATTAAAAAGGTATGATTTATAA
- a CDS encoding ABC transporter ATP-binding protein, with amino-acid sequence MIVTKDLAKIFRTEEIETSALKEVNIHIKKGEFVAIMGPSGCGKSTLLNIIGLLDNPSSGHYIFNDNDLTMHSEKQRTKHRKGNIGFIFQSFNLIDELSVFENVELPLIYMGLSKSIRKKEVDLVLNRMNIAHRAMHYPQQLSGGQQQRVAIARAVVSKPKLILADEPTGNLDSINGSEVMQLLSELHDEGTTIVMVTHSQKDSEYADRVINLFDGKIVSENKREQKTRVLQSS; translated from the coding sequence ATGATTGTTACAAAAGACTTAGCCAAAATATTCAGAACTGAAGAAATTGAAACCTCTGCATTAAAAGAGGTTAATATCCACATAAAAAAAGGAGAATTTGTTGCGATCATGGGGCCGTCTGGATGCGGAAAATCAACCCTTTTAAACATTATTGGACTACTGGATAACCCGAGTTCGGGTCATTATATTTTTAACGATAATGATTTAACGATGCACAGCGAAAAGCAGCGAACAAAACACAGAAAAGGAAATATAGGTTTCATTTTTCAAAGTTTCAACTTAATTGACGAGCTAAGTGTTTTTGAAAATGTAGAACTCCCTTTAATCTATATGGGTTTGTCAAAATCAATAAGAAAAAAAGAAGTTGATCTGGTCCTAAACCGAATGAATATTGCGCACAGAGCAATGCACTACCCTCAACAATTGTCGGGAGGACAACAACAAAGAGTTGCAATAGCCCGAGCTGTTGTAAGCAAACCAAAGTTAATACTTGCCGATGAGCCGACAGGAAATCTTGATTCGATTAATGGTAGTGAAGTAATGCAATTGTTATCGGAATTACATGATGAAGGAACTACAATTGTAATGGTTACTCATTCTCAAAAAGATTCGGAATATGCTGATCGAGTAATCAATTTGTTCGATGGTAAAATTGTATCGGAGAATAAAAGGGAACAAAAAACACGTGTTTTGCAATCTTCATAA
- a CDS encoding ABC transporter permease, translated as MLWYKLKLSLRSLANDKINSIINIFGLAIGMAAVILISIYVQHELSYDKFNTKHERIFKLISLLDDTGKDLTPYEIGLRLTNENFSNEIPEIEEITQILRGYRQNAKVGDKNFTQIKCIYVDTNFHRVFSLKPISGRTTHLLSNPNEFVINKSTALKLFGTTNAGGKEFEMFGNLYTVSAVVEDIPLTSSYDFDMLLPFSGFPRQAGHRSLEYYTYILLKQDINKEDALLKIENKYSKMLDDAFGYYGEKTGSYVQTLKDVHLRSDYNPEFKEAGNINTIYVHILLAILILLIAIINFINIITVQYDNKLNQIGIKKAIGAERNDLIKDFLGRTILMSSIALLFGLIISETLMPFFGNLMNRELKIEYLSNPLLFIGLPFMAILVGLISGLYPAITITKYTPAAIIKGTLQNNQNNNLLSRALVIFQFTASFVLLTAILISQDQINYMKNVDLGVETEQVIAINNLSKTQRIAYSSIKDELLKIPEVSLVSASLHMPGGGASGQIFRLYGTDVEATKNYDEYRVRPDYFKTLGIKFLEGHEFTENQVDSCKSIILNEAAAKSLGIDDPLGQFVWFHEDKYEIQGIVKDFHYSSLREEIAPLMFSCFSHNLNIQFVLLKVKTRNMTDLLVKIKDQFKTIDPERVNYHLFIDDIFRNKYHQEERSQTLTTFSSILSILLALLGLYSLTLFMVQKRTKEIGIRKVTGASIIQITSLLFSTFLKWITIAFLIGVPIAWYIMNHWLQQFAYHISITPLPFVLAGLVTALFALLVVGGQTWKAANQNPVDSLRSE; from the coding sequence ATGCTTTGGTACAAGCTTAAATTATCGCTTAGGAGTTTAGCGAATGATAAAATAAACTCCATTATAAATATTTTTGGATTAGCTATTGGAATGGCTGCTGTAATTCTTATTTCCATTTACGTACAGCATGAATTGAGCTACGATAAATTCAATACTAAACACGAAAGAATTTTTAAGCTGATATCATTGTTAGATGATACAGGCAAAGATTTAACTCCTTACGAAATTGGACTTCGACTAACGAATGAAAATTTTTCTAATGAAATCCCAGAAATTGAAGAAATCACTCAAATATTAAGAGGATATAGACAAAATGCAAAGGTTGGGGATAAAAATTTCACTCAAATCAAATGTATTTATGTTGATACAAATTTCCATAGAGTTTTTAGTCTAAAACCAATATCAGGACGAACCACACATTTACTTTCAAACCCGAATGAGTTTGTCATTAATAAATCCACTGCATTAAAGCTATTTGGAACGACCAATGCAGGAGGGAAAGAGTTCGAAATGTTTGGTAATTTATACACTGTAAGTGCTGTTGTCGAAGACATTCCTTTAACTTCTAGCTACGATTTCGACATGTTATTACCCTTCTCTGGGTTCCCTAGGCAAGCTGGGCATCGGAGCCTTGAATACTATACCTACATACTTTTAAAGCAAGATATCAATAAGGAAGATGCACTTCTAAAAATAGAAAATAAGTACAGCAAAATGCTCGATGATGCTTTTGGTTACTATGGTGAAAAAACTGGATCATATGTACAAACCTTAAAAGATGTTCATTTACGATCTGATTACAATCCTGAATTCAAGGAAGCTGGAAACATAAATACAATCTATGTTCATATTCTTTTAGCCATATTAATATTGCTGATTGCAATTATCAATTTCATCAATATTATAACCGTTCAATACGACAATAAGTTGAATCAAATTGGCATAAAAAAGGCAATTGGTGCAGAACGAAACGATTTAATTAAAGATTTTTTAGGTCGAACGATTCTAATGTCTTCCATTGCGCTCCTTTTTGGCTTGATTATTTCTGAAACTTTGATGCCATTTTTTGGAAATTTAATGAATCGAGAATTAAAAATTGAATATCTCTCCAACCCACTACTTTTTATTGGACTACCCTTTATGGCAATTTTAGTTGGCCTCATCTCTGGTTTGTACCCAGCAATCACCATTACAAAGTACACACCAGCTGCAATAATTAAAGGTACGCTGCAAAATAATCAAAACAACAATCTATTGTCGCGCGCATTAGTCATTTTTCAATTCACAGCTTCTTTTGTTTTGCTAACTGCTATTCTCATATCACAAGACCAAATTAACTACATGAAAAATGTAGACTTAGGTGTAGAAACAGAACAAGTTATTGCCATCAATAATTTGAGTAAAACACAAAGAATAGCCTATTCTTCTATCAAAGATGAATTGTTGAAAATTCCTGAAGTCTCCCTTGTTAGTGCAAGCCTGCATATGCCAGGAGGTGGAGCAAGTGGCCAAATATTCCGACTATATGGCACAGATGTGGAAGCAACAAAAAACTATGATGAATATCGTGTGAGACCCGATTATTTTAAAACGCTTGGAATAAAATTCTTAGAGGGACATGAGTTTACTGAGAATCAAGTTGACAGTTGCAAAAGTATTATTTTAAATGAAGCTGCGGCTAAAAGTTTGGGAATTGATGATCCTTTAGGTCAATTTGTTTGGTTTCATGAAGATAAATATGAGATTCAAGGCATTGTTAAAGATTTCCATTACTCTTCTTTACGAGAAGAAATAGCTCCCTTAATGTTTTCTTGTTTTAGTCACAATCTAAACATACAATTTGTACTTCTAAAAGTTAAGACTAGAAATATGACAGATTTACTCGTAAAAATCAAAGATCAATTTAAAACGATTGATCCTGAAAGAGTGAATTATCATTTATTTATTGATGATATTTTTCGAAATAAATATCATCAAGAAGAAAGATCGCAAACGCTTACTACCTTTTCATCTATTTTATCAATTTTATTAGCCTTACTTGGCTTATACTCTCTTACCTTATTCATGGTTCAGAAGCGAACCAAAGAAATTGGTATTAGAAAGGTAACTGGAGCAAGTATAATCCAAATTACTTCTCTTTTATTCTCGACTTTTTTAAAGTGGATAACCATTGCATTCCTTATTGGAGTACCGATAGCTTGGTACATCATGAATCATTGGCTCCAACAATTTGCTTACCATATCAGCATTACTCCTTTGCCATTTGTATTAGCAGGCTTGGTAACAGCACTATTTGCCTTGTTGGTTGTTGGTGGGCAAACTTGGAAGGCAGCTAATCAGAATCCCGTTGATTCTTTAAGAAGCGAATAA
- a CDS encoding putative zinc-binding protein, whose product MESKSSGCDARSSNVVFACSGAADVGELTDLVARKMNKDKVAQMKCLAFVGAGIPKMIESVKGAKILMIDGCDLDCGKIVMQKNGLSDFTHLRLSDIGYKKGSSAPEKQRTDAIYKVACSLL is encoded by the coding sequence ATGGAAAGTAAATCTAGTGGATGTGATGCGAGGAGCAGTAATGTAGTTTTTGCTTGCTCTGGTGCTGCCGATGTAGGTGAGTTAACAGATTTGGTAGCTAGAAAAATGAATAAGGATAAAGTGGCTCAAATGAAGTGTCTGGCTTTTGTTGGAGCTGGTATTCCAAAAATGATTGAGTCGGTAAAAGGAGCTAAGATATTGATGATTGATGGTTGCGATTTGGATTGCGGTAAAATTGTGATGCAGAAGAATGGTTTATCTGATTTTACGCATTTACGACTTAGCGACATTGGTTACAAAAAAGGAAGCTCTGCTCCTGAAAAACAACGAACCGATGCGATTTACAAAGTTGCATGTTCTCTTTTGTAA
- a CDS encoding adenylate kinase: MLNIALFGPPGAGKGTQSEFLINKYNLFYISTGDLLRKELKEETKLGLEAKSIIASGGLVSDEIIVQIIEKTITENPDSNGFLFDGFPRTYIQAYILEGLMIKLNTSLNCLISLEVDEEVSVQRLLNRGKTSGRADDNEVVIRNRLKEYNDKTLPVLQFYKDKGIYFEVKGDDSIEEVNANIQGIIKEELNKSLFNLVLFGYPGSGRGSQGIALAKKYDLEYVATGQMLDHEIQIGSDIGKRIIELYENGELVPDEIVVQLIEKKIANSNGVKGFIFKGFPRTLVQSYILDGLLKKHGSSISQIIEIEVPTLELISRLDERSKTDRCMPYDNDTSKIVKRLQEHEVKTVPVIEKYNQLHGVKKIDGVGEFNAVFDRISSELESVLKHLR, encoded by the coding sequence ATGCTAAACATTGCTTTATTTGGCCCACCAGGTGCAGGAAAAGGAACTCAATCTGAATTTCTGATAAACAAATACAATCTTTTCTATATCTCAACTGGAGATCTGTTGCGGAAAGAATTGAAGGAAGAAACGAAGCTTGGTCTTGAAGCTAAGAGCATCATTGCTTCGGGAGGATTGGTTTCCGATGAAATAATTGTCCAGATTATCGAGAAAACAATTACGGAGAATCCAGATTCTAATGGATTCCTTTTCGATGGATTTCCTCGAACCTATATTCAAGCCTATATTTTAGAGGGATTAATGATCAAATTGAATACCTCTTTAAATTGTTTGATCAGTCTAGAAGTAGATGAAGAAGTTTCGGTGCAAAGATTGCTCAACAGAGGAAAGACTTCAGGCCGAGCAGACGATAATGAAGTGGTGATTCGTAATCGCTTGAAAGAATACAATGATAAAACATTGCCTGTTCTGCAGTTTTATAAAGACAAAGGAATTTATTTTGAAGTAAAGGGAGATGATTCTATTGAGGAAGTAAATGCTAATATTCAAGGAATTATTAAGGAAGAATTAAACAAGAGTCTTTTCAATTTGGTATTGTTTGGATATCCAGGATCGGGAAGAGGATCGCAAGGAATTGCCTTGGCGAAAAAATACGATCTAGAATATGTGGCAACAGGGCAGATGCTTGATCATGAAATTCAGATTGGATCGGATATTGGCAAGCGAATCATCGAATTGTATGAGAATGGAGAATTAGTGCCCGACGAAATTGTTGTTCAGTTGATTGAAAAAAAGATTGCCAATTCGAATGGTGTTAAAGGCTTTATTTTTAAGGGCTTTCCGCGAACATTGGTTCAATCCTATATTCTCGATGGACTTTTGAAAAAGCATGGTTCTTCCATTTCTCAAATTATAGAAATTGAGGTGCCAACCTTAGAATTGATTAGCCGATTGGATGAGAGAAGTAAAACTGATCGGTGCATGCCCTACGATAATGATACCTCTAAAATTGTGAAAAGACTTCAGGAACATGAAGTAAAAACAGTGCCAGTAATCGAAAAGTACAATCAATTGCATGGAGTTAAGAAAATTGATGGAGTAGGAGAATTTAATGCTGTTTTTGATCGAATATCTAGTGAATTAGAATCAGTATTAAAGCATTTAAGGTAA